The proteins below come from a single Thermopolyspora flexuosa genomic window:
- a CDS encoding 3-oxoacyl-[acyl-carrier-protein] synthase III C-terminal domain-containing protein — translation MPILCKPAVAVPEHVVTCEQTLARYADRYRDHPRLGLVLRLVAEAGVARRRLLPPDERTPGIPGRDARERHEEQVRSRLPAVVRRALANAGLGPGDIDALVWACADAIAPVPPARIAEWTGIRPGVTRLPVVPAGGTTGIAALKRACAFCAAHPGANTLVVTCAFDSLRPPAADPGVGDLLARAVHGDGIAAAVVRGHGGTGVDVRYLSPGPRLAPVPGIAGRTGAGGRSRRDGRWPCTPGRTLARHLLGHGWTAADLDLCVLHADSPRALDGLAESLGLAPETVRASRETLGEYGDIGGATILDAIRRAAESVVPRDGAKCLVAGFGRGVAEVVLGTWATAPAPRGVRPPVRAEPAPVRLVGVGGRAPGDRVRACAGHASRPRGRTGGRRACHERDDPHGPPRPRA, via the coding sequence GTGCCGATACTGTGCAAGCCCGCAGTCGCCGTACCCGAACACGTGGTCACGTGCGAGCAGACCCTCGCGCGGTACGCGGACCGGTACCGCGACCATCCGCGGCTCGGCCTCGTCCTGCGGCTCGTCGCCGAGGCCGGGGTGGCGCGCCGGCGCCTGCTGCCGCCCGACGAACGTACGCCCGGCATCCCCGGGCGGGACGCACGGGAGCGCCACGAGGAGCAGGTGCGGTCCCGCCTGCCGGCCGTGGTGCGCCGGGCGCTGGCGAACGCGGGCCTGGGCCCCGGCGACATCGACGCGCTGGTCTGGGCCTGCGCCGACGCGATCGCCCCGGTGCCGCCCGCGCGGATCGCGGAGTGGACCGGGATCCGCCCGGGCGTCACGCGGCTGCCGGTGGTCCCTGCCGGCGGCACGACGGGGATCGCCGCGCTCAAGCGGGCCTGCGCGTTCTGCGCCGCGCACCCCGGCGCCAACACCCTCGTCGTGACCTGCGCGTTCGACTCCCTGCGGCCGCCGGCCGCCGACCCGGGCGTCGGCGACCTGCTCGCCCGGGCGGTGCACGGCGACGGCATCGCCGCGGCCGTGGTCCGCGGTCACGGCGGCACCGGCGTCGACGTGCGGTACCTGAGCCCCGGCCCGCGGCTCGCACCGGTGCCCGGCATCGCCGGCCGTACCGGCGCGGGCGGGCGGTCGCGCCGCGACGGCCGATGGCCGTGCACGCCGGGCCGTACCCTGGCCCGTCACCTGCTCGGCCACGGCTGGACGGCGGCCGACCTTGACCTGTGCGTGCTGCACGCCGACTCCCCGCGCGCCCTGGACGGCCTCGCGGAAAGCCTCGGCCTCGCGCCCGAGACGGTCCGGGCGAGCCGGGAGACGCTCGGCGAGTACGGCGACATCGGCGGCGCCACGATCCTCGACGCGATCCGCCGGGCGGCCGAGTCGGTCGTGCCGCGCGACGGGGCGAAATGCCTGGTGGCCGGGTTCGGCCGGGGCGTCGCCGAGGTCGTGCTCGGCACCTGGGCGACGGCGCCCGCGCCCCGCGGCGTCCGGCCGCCGGTCCGTGCCGAGCCCGCACCGGTGCGGCTCGTCGGCGTCGGTGGAAGGGCACCGGGCGACCGGGTACGCGCCTGCGCGGGGCATGCGTCGCGGCCGCGCGGCCGTACGGGCGGCCGGCGGGCCTGCCACGAGCGGGACGACCCGCACGGACCGCCCCGCCCCCGGGCCTGA
- a CDS encoding DMT family transporter: MAWFLLACAILTEIAATTALKYTNGLNIFTHTFLTIMVVVLYITSYVCMAQALKLQLEVSIAYALWSGIGTAAIAVIGAIFFRESVHPVKIGGIALIIVGVAMLNLVPDATHGTAAADQTGAVRPATNVALAQALTGLTVTVGRHRAFIGSAYRTGPVRPDGDGYGRHGRHARTAWGGHATARTAGLGDQATTGVTGRHLLRPRVLALPAPPPDDHALPVRNVPNHPEPTPVGRHRALAPAAHGHDLHGLVVGAGYETAHLAEAAALPAPAPVYSPPAARAADPVPHRRTGAASGHDDEVVVEPAAVQPPAAPLAALPPRRRDPIKGVTLLHPYPDRPAVRTRSA, encoded by the coding sequence ATGGCCTGGTTCCTGCTCGCGTGCGCGATTCTCACGGAGATCGCGGCCACCACCGCGCTGAAATACACGAACGGGCTCAACATCTTCACGCACACGTTTCTCACCATCATGGTGGTGGTGCTGTACATCACCTCGTACGTGTGCATGGCCCAGGCGTTGAAGCTCCAGCTCGAGGTCTCCATCGCCTACGCCCTGTGGTCCGGAATCGGCACCGCGGCGATCGCCGTGATCGGCGCCATATTCTTCCGTGAGTCCGTGCACCCGGTGAAGATCGGCGGCATCGCCCTGATCATCGTGGGCGTGGCGATGCTCAACCTCGTGCCCGACGCCACCCACGGCACGGCCGCGGCCGACCAGACCGGCGCGGTCCGTCCCGCCACGAACGTGGCCCTCGCCCAGGCCCTCACCGGCCTGACCGTCACCGTGGGCCGCCACCGCGCCTTCATCGGCTCGGCGTACCGCACGGGCCCGGTCCGCCCGGACGGCGACGGGTACGGCCGGCACGGCCGCCACGCCAGGACCGCCTGGGGCGGGCACGCCACGGCCCGGACCGCGGGCCTCGGCGACCAGGCAACGACCGGCGTCACCGGACGGCACCTGCTCCGGCCGCGGGTACTCGCGCTCCCGGCCCCGCCGCCCGACGACCACGCGCTCCCCGTTCGGAACGTTCCAAACCATCCCGAGCCCACCCCCGTGGGCCGGCACCGGGCCTTGGCCCCGGCCGCGCACGGCCACGACCTCCACGGGCTGGTGGTGGGCGCGGGGTACGAGACGGCGCACCTGGCCGAGGCCGCCGCCCTCCCCGCCCCCGCGCCGGTGTACTCGCCGCCCGCCGCGCGCGCCGCCGACCCGGTGCCGCACCGCCGTACCGGCGCCGCCTCCGGCCACGACGACGAGGTCGTGGTCGAGCCCGCCGCCGTCCAGCCGCCCGCCGCCCCGCTCGCCGCGCTGCCGCCGCGCCGCCGTGACCCCATCAAGGGCGTCACCCTCCTGCACCCCTATCCCGACCGCCCCGCGGTCCGAACCCGTTCCGCCTAG
- a CDS encoding helix-turn-helix domain-containing protein produces MGKSPKPYRVVKVDDFPAYVIGFALRWWRSDLRGLTLQAVSEALHRDFSQIARWERAECRLPDGVINEFDKLYGANGLLVNLADALSDLRRYGSTVKVQPIQRREDQDMERRLLMQLIPLLGIQSAINPEVLNRVFDAADKAAGVNSRDPDEWAWTAYERWHYYTTNPPGAAVPLLANDLLQVTGQIEKTESPGVRDGLSRAAAQLAMLMARDLADIGQVGVSVRAFATARRFADASTDRPLAAWVRANEACHSFWLGRPITVIERLAAEAEQIADGKTSPGLMDAYSVRALVGALRGDKAVTHDAVAKMIDVWDRRPYKGNAASGPATWTWARGPLGTRGYALALLGDPTAARELDTAHEYLTRIGHEGGARSLRLMQALHMVKNRDPEGLALAVEIGEETSFSAQRRLIAKQILEALPRDPKVSDQAHRLRELIDQSSRPILPSVR; encoded by the coding sequence ATGGGAAAATCGCCCAAGCCGTACAGGGTCGTCAAAGTCGACGACTTTCCGGCGTACGTGATCGGGTTCGCGCTCCGGTGGTGGCGCAGCGATCTTCGCGGCCTCACCCTGCAGGCGGTCTCCGAGGCCCTCCACCGCGACTTCTCCCAGATCGCCAGGTGGGAGCGGGCCGAGTGCCGCCTGCCGGACGGCGTGATCAACGAGTTCGACAAGCTGTACGGAGCAAATGGCCTCCTTGTCAATCTTGCCGACGCCCTCTCTGATTTGCGGCGATACGGGAGTACCGTGAAGGTGCAGCCCATCCAACGACGCGAGGACCAGGACATGGAACGCCGCCTGCTCATGCAGCTCATTCCGCTCCTCGGCATCCAATCGGCCATCAACCCCGAGGTCCTCAATCGCGTTTTCGACGCAGCCGATAAGGCCGCCGGCGTGAATTCCCGCGATCCGGACGAATGGGCATGGACCGCGTACGAGCGGTGGCACTACTACACGACCAACCCGCCCGGTGCGGCCGTGCCCCTGCTCGCCAACGACCTCCTCCAGGTGACCGGCCAGATCGAGAAAACCGAGTCGCCCGGGGTACGCGACGGCCTTAGCCGTGCGGCCGCGCAGCTCGCCATGCTGATGGCAAGGGATCTCGCCGACATCGGCCAGGTCGGAGTCTCGGTACGGGCATTCGCCACCGCCCGCCGCTTCGCCGACGCCTCCACCGACCGACCCCTCGCCGCCTGGGTCCGGGCCAACGAAGCCTGCCACTCTTTCTGGCTCGGGCGCCCCATCACGGTCATCGAACGCCTCGCTGCGGAAGCCGAACAGATCGCCGATGGCAAGACCTCGCCCGGCCTCATGGACGCGTACAGCGTCCGAGCGCTGGTCGGAGCGCTACGCGGCGACAAGGCCGTGACCCACGACGCCGTGGCCAAGATGATCGATGTCTGGGATCGTCGTCCCTACAAGGGTAACGCCGCGTCCGGCCCGGCGACCTGGACATGGGCACGCGGACCGCTCGGCACCCGCGGCTACGCCCTCGCCCTTCTCGGCGACCCCACGGCCGCCCGCGAACTCGACACCGCCCACGAGTACCTAACCCGCATAGGCCATGAGGGCGGTGCCAGGTCACTCCGCCTCATGCAAGCACTCCACATGGTCAAGAACCGCGACCCCGAAGGCCTGGCACTCGCGGTCGAGATCGGCGAGGAAACCTCCTTCAGCGCCCAACGCCGCCTGATCGCCAAGCAGATCCTCGAGGCGCTTCCGCGGGACCCCAAGGTGTCCGACCAAGCCCACCGCCTCCGCGAACTCATCGACCAGTCCAGTCGGCCCATCTTGCCATCGGTCCGATGA
- a CDS encoding tetratricopeptide repeat protein, whose amino-acid sequence MIAPNLVLTARHVVADSGGTPFEDLTVRLLADGRPFACELAWAGSDGVDAALLRVTDSDGPRCERVRWGQLVTAMPGVACEAVGFPLAMEQAGGLRDTEHLRGEINPGTGLLSARLYVHVARGAPRHGMWVGMSGAALFCGPLLVGVVVEDPPAFESRRLIAEPVTRLLADPAFRDLVGSDAVAEAVELGGERRVVQPASPASLLRADVEAVRFRSRTQELTRLAAWCEGSGTSVRLLTGPGGQGKTRLARELCRRIQADHEHDWVTHWWEESTSPDPLRAITRPILIVIDYAETRPETVRDVVTATLERSTTTPVRVLLLARSAGDWWRRLLSDRSLALKQTLRGATVEELPPLEDTLEGRRAAFHDALTDLAGALERIGRSHVPVTDVPEPDLRTGRFAGPGAALTLQMTALVGLLGEDPRADDPVEEILLFHESRYWKETAAEYRVDLSDVTLERAVAVAALCSAADERDACGLFARVPGLRDQSEDMQLRVARWLRDLYPPTFSDPRLRTSASSGPYWGSLQPDRLAEHLVSRVVTERPDLLTGLLAATSPDQDRQALTVLARASATHAGLAPILVDLLAEIPGLALPAIGVATQSDHPAPLVTALTQLIEGNHLPIDQLKVIANAVPHQTQALAHFAATLLQQITTAYERLTHLDSDVYLPDLARSLNNLSNRLGELGRREEGLAAIQRAVGIREQLAAANPDAYLPDLAGSLNNLSNRLGELGRREEGLAAIQRAVEIREQLAAANPDAYLPDLAMSYIVHSRMLIRPVPSADAVRLIAQGLAIAIEGNLERLVLAAIILLKEAYRDHPLETADAWREATSTEPPEWMTGESSTGREGI is encoded by the coding sequence TTGATCGCGCCGAATCTGGTACTGACCGCTCGGCATGTCGTGGCGGACAGCGGCGGCACGCCCTTCGAGGACCTGACCGTACGGCTTCTCGCCGACGGCAGGCCTTTCGCCTGTGAGCTGGCGTGGGCTGGGTCGGATGGGGTGGATGCGGCTTTGCTCCGCGTCACCGATTCCGATGGCCCTAGGTGCGAGCGGGTGCGGTGGGGGCAGCTCGTCACCGCCATGCCTGGGGTTGCCTGCGAGGCGGTCGGGTTTCCCCTGGCGATGGAACAAGCCGGAGGGCTGCGCGATACCGAGCACCTAAGAGGGGAGATCAATCCGGGGACGGGCCTGCTGAGCGCGCGTCTGTATGTCCACGTCGCCCGCGGCGCCCCTAGGCACGGCATGTGGGTGGGCATGTCCGGGGCGGCCCTGTTCTGCGGACCGCTGCTTGTCGGCGTCGTCGTGGAAGACCCTCCGGCGTTCGAGTCACGCCGTCTGATCGCCGAGCCGGTGACCCGCCTGCTGGCCGATCCCGCCTTCCGCGACCTGGTCGGATCGGACGCGGTAGCGGAGGCAGTGGAATTGGGCGGAGAGCGCCGCGTCGTCCAGCCCGCCTCGCCGGCGTCCCTGCTACGGGCGGATGTGGAAGCGGTCCGATTTCGCTCCCGTACCCAGGAACTCACCCGTCTGGCCGCCTGGTGCGAGGGATCGGGTACCTCTGTGAGGCTACTGACCGGTCCGGGTGGCCAAGGAAAGACCCGGCTCGCCCGGGAACTTTGCCGACGGATACAAGCCGATCATGAGCACGACTGGGTGACCCATTGGTGGGAGGAGAGCACGAGCCCTGACCCCTTACGCGCGATCACCCGGCCGATACTTATCGTGATCGACTACGCCGAGACTCGCCCCGAAACCGTGCGGGATGTGGTTACAGCCACGCTGGAACGCAGCACGACCACACCGGTGCGGGTGTTGTTGTTGGCGCGCAGCGCAGGCGATTGGTGGAGGCGCTTACTCAGCGACCGAAGCCTCGCGCTGAAGCAGACCCTACGCGGGGCAACGGTTGAGGAGTTGCCTCCATTAGAGGACACCCTTGAGGGGCGCAGAGCCGCGTTTCACGATGCGCTCACCGACCTCGCCGGTGCTCTCGAGCGAATCGGCCGGTCGCATGTCCCTGTCACAGACGTGCCCGAGCCCGATCTTCGCACAGGCCGGTTCGCAGGTCCGGGCGCGGCACTGACTTTGCAGATGACCGCACTGGTCGGCCTGCTGGGAGAGGACCCGAGAGCAGACGATCCGGTTGAGGAAATCCTCCTTTTTCATGAATCCCGGTACTGGAAGGAGACCGCGGCCGAGTATCGGGTCGACCTGTCCGATGTGACCTTGGAACGCGCTGTCGCAGTAGCCGCGTTGTGCAGCGCTGCCGACGAACGGGACGCCTGCGGCCTGTTCGCGCGCGTGCCGGGTCTTCGTGACCAAAGCGAGGACATGCAGCTGCGCGTCGCACGGTGGCTGCGAGACCTGTATCCCCCGACCTTCTCCGATCCCCGCCTGAGGACATCCGCCTCGAGCGGTCCGTACTGGGGTTCCTTGCAGCCTGATCGGCTGGCCGAACACCTCGTCAGTCGCGTTGTCACCGAGCGACCGGACTTGCTGACCGGCCTGCTGGCTGCGACATCGCCTGACCAGGACCGTCAAGCGCTCACCGTACTGGCACGGGCGTCGGCGACCCATGCAGGCCTTGCCCCAATCTTGGTGGACCTGCTGGCCGAAATACCGGGATTGGCGCTGCCTGCAATCGGTGTCGCCACCCAAAGCGACCACCCCGCGCCTTTGGTGACCGCCTTGACCCAACTGATCGAAGGCAACCACCTTCCCATTGATCAGCTGAAGGTGATCGCGAATGCAGTGCCGCATCAAACTCAGGCACTCGCGCACTTTGCAGCCACTCTCCTGCAACAGATCACCACAGCTTATGAGCGGTTGACCCACCTAGATTCCGATGTCTACTTGCCCGACCTCGCCCGCTCGCTGAACAACCTGTCCAACCGGCTGGGCGAGCTGGGCCGACGCGAGGAAGGCCTGGCCGCCATCCAACGCGCAGTAGGAATACGCGAACAGCTCGCCGCAGCCAACCCCGACGCCTACCTCCCCGACCTCGCCGGCTCACTGAACAACCTGTCCAACCGGCTGGGCGAGCTGGGCCGACGCGAGGAAGGCCTGGCCGCCATCCAACGCGCAGTAGAAATACGCGAACAGCTCGCCGCAGCCAACCCCGACGCCTACCTCCCCGACCTAGCTATGAGCTACATCGTGCACAGCCGAATGCTGATCAGACCTGTGCCCTCGGCAGACGCTGTGAGACTAATTGCGCAAGGACTCGCAATCGCCATTGAAGGAAACCTGGAGCGTTTGGTTCTGGCAGCCATAATTCTGCTCAAAGAGGCCTACAGAGATCATCCTTTAGAGACCGCGGACGCATGGCGGGAGGCCACATCTACCGAACCTCCCGAATGGATGACGGGTGAGTCGTCAACTGGTCGCGAAGGCATATAG
- a CDS encoding trypco2 family protein, whose product MAAEGSWVGLAEAIKGVREELAKAMEAGEGERLRFDVGPVELEFDVELRRDTEAKAGVKVWVVEAGGSGTLSRGTPHRLTVVLNPVDVKTGRTVRVSDQVDGPPPRPSLPSQGR is encoded by the coding sequence ATGGCGGCTGAAGGGTCGTGGGTCGGGCTGGCCGAAGCGATCAAGGGTGTCCGCGAGGAGCTGGCGAAGGCCATGGAGGCCGGTGAAGGCGAGCGACTGCGGTTCGACGTCGGACCGGTGGAGCTGGAGTTCGACGTGGAGCTTCGACGGGACACCGAGGCCAAGGCGGGAGTGAAGGTCTGGGTGGTGGAGGCCGGCGGCTCCGGGACGCTTTCCCGGGGGACGCCCCATCGACTGACGGTCGTGCTGAACCCGGTGGACGTGAAAACCGGACGCACTGTACGCGTGAGTGACCAAGTCGATGGTCCTCCGCCGCGTCCCAGCCTGCCATCGCAGGGCCGCTAG
- a CDS encoding MFS transporter, whose protein sequence is MTVSPAGPPPEAAPAARGRGAWARAAVCAGAIGVATADAVAGTLLLPAPPPAFAAPGLAGANPVWLVTAYAVPFAAVLATLAGSAGVRGGRGTLATGLALFAAAATAAAFAPSLPTLLAARAVQGVGAGIAAASALGLLASAVRTPAGVAVAWPVAAWLGAAAAHAAGARLAGLHGLPGPFLPSAALGLVLACLALAVWRGDAAARRAVPDGRTARRRRRLDPVAGLAALACGVAATGVIADVQRRGWSAASLALFGAGLLMLLVVAARLARGPGRRTPAFRAAVAVAVLLGPAAAAPLVAAPLLFTRVWGQGLASAALAMASLSGGALVAALAAGRPGVRYGPRAVIYPGALGAAAACGWAATAVLQPEPRLLTAWLPASLLLGAGLGAMSTGVAVAAVRLAPAADPAAAVAGVTAAGLIGGAVGVAATGAAVLPPLAGEGVSGHLVVFGGCMVAAGFAALASLLLRPAAVAESPRELPRAAEAPALLPPPVPPRAVPAMPLAAPVPGDYDPAPPDSYQDTGPLPVQSPAVAEAPTVILRISGPHHPPPPPSSAPTAPIPAVSRSRTRRSGSGRHRRARSRKRAEGDLRTAAAGFLQAIDRLAVPPATPPDASPAHPGAAEPPAVWPRKANAPAEDDRTPGAAI, encoded by the coding sequence GTGACGGTCTCCCCCGCCGGGCCCCCGCCGGAGGCCGCACCGGCGGCCCGGGGGCGCGGGGCGTGGGCGCGGGCCGCGGTGTGCGCCGGGGCGATCGGCGTCGCCACCGCGGACGCGGTCGCGGGCACGCTGCTGCTGCCCGCCCCTCCCCCGGCCTTCGCCGCGCCCGGCCTCGCCGGGGCGAACCCGGTCTGGCTCGTCACCGCGTACGCCGTGCCGTTCGCGGCCGTGCTCGCCACCCTCGCCGGGTCGGCCGGGGTGCGCGGCGGCCGGGGCACGCTCGCGACCGGCCTCGCCCTGTTCGCCGCCGCGGCCACCGCCGCCGCGTTCGCGCCCTCCCTGCCGACCCTGCTGGCCGCCCGGGCCGTGCAGGGCGTGGGCGCGGGTATCGCCGCCGCCTCGGCGCTCGGCCTGCTCGCCTCCGCCGTACGCACCCCGGCCGGGGTCGCCGTGGCCTGGCCGGTGGCCGCCTGGCTCGGCGCCGCCGCCGCGCACGCGGCCGGTGCCCGCCTCGCCGGGCTGCACGGGCTGCCTGGACCGTTCCTGCCGAGCGCGGCCCTCGGCCTGGTGCTGGCGTGCCTCGCGCTCGCCGTGTGGCGGGGCGATGCGGCGGCACGGCGGGCGGTCCCGGACGGGCGGACCGCGCGGCGGCGGCGCAGGCTCGACCCGGTCGCGGGCCTCGCGGCCCTGGCGTGCGGCGTGGCGGCCACCGGGGTGATCGCCGACGTGCAGCGGCGCGGCTGGTCCGCCGCCTCCCTCGCCCTGTTCGGTGCCGGGCTGCTCATGCTGCTCGTCGTCGCGGCCCGGCTCGCCCGCGGCCCGGGACGGCGCACGCCCGCGTTCCGCGCCGCCGTCGCGGTCGCCGTGCTGCTCGGCCCGGCCGCCGCGGCCCCGCTGGTCGCCGCCCCGCTGCTGTTCACCCGCGTCTGGGGCCAGGGCTTGGCGTCCGCCGCCCTCGCCATGGCGTCGCTGTCGGGCGGCGCGCTCGTCGCCGCGCTGGCGGCGGGCCGCCCCGGCGTCCGGTACGGCCCGCGTGCGGTGATCTATCCGGGCGCCCTCGGCGCCGCCGCCGCGTGCGGCTGGGCGGCCACCGCGGTGCTCCAGCCGGAACCCCGCCTGCTGACCGCGTGGTTGCCCGCGAGCCTGCTGCTCGGCGCGGGCCTCGGCGCGATGTCCACCGGCGTCGCGGTGGCCGCGGTACGGCTCGCCCCGGCGGCCGACCCCGCCGCCGCGGTCGCGGGCGTCACCGCCGCCGGACTGATCGGCGGCGCCGTCGGCGTGGCCGCGACCGGCGCGGCCGTACTCCCGCCCCTGGCCGGCGAGGGCGTCTCCGGCCACCTCGTCGTGTTCGGCGGCTGCATGGTCGCGGCCGGATTCGCCGCGCTCGCCTCGCTGCTGCTCCGCCCCGCCGCCGTCGCCGAGTCCCCGCGCGAGCTCCCCCGTGCAGCGGAGGCCCCGGCCCTCCTGCCGCCTCCCGTGCCTCCGCGCGCCGTACCGGCGATGCCGCTCGCCGCCCCCGTCCCGGGCGACTACGACCCGGCACCCCCGGACTCGTACCAGGACACCGGCCCGCTGCCTGTGCAGTCCCCCGCCGTCGCCGAGGCCCCGACCGTCATCCTGCGCATCAGCGGCCCCCATCACCCGCCTCCCCCGCCGTCCTCCGCACCGACCGCCCCCATCCCGGCGGTCTCCCGTTCCCGTACTCGCCGCTCCGGCTCCGGGCGTCACCGGAGGGCGAGAAGCCGCAAACGCGCCGAAGGCGACCTGCGTACCGCCGCCGCGGGCTTCCTCCAGGCCATCGACCGCCTCGCCGTACCGCCCGCCACCCCGCCGGACGCATCGCCAGCCCACCCCGGCGCCGCCGAGCCACCCGCTGTCTGGCCACGCAAGGCGAACGCGCCGGCCGAGGACGACCGCACGCCGGGCGCGGCCATCTAG
- a CDS encoding winged helix-turn-helix domain-containing protein, whose amino-acid sequence MDLEPGVPEIAAAFGMGRASACLRRAIAGGAPTDEDGTAGDAVPSGVPVQGAAAEAMSADCGPALTPEHAAALRAILLGERTEAAGTAAARRPWTTEDVRDLLAREFGVRTTADGAQAALGTLGLWPDRPPRRPHHATDAAWAATELPRIRERAAAEGARLYLVEDTLVGDGTLWLFTASPMYGPRRFALYDPAREGGDDHHRFLADFLERLARRPGPPAHVVLEPLPAEDARAVTALADASQGRLRVHFLPDALLRLERLTALWRASHEATDRRARERDEAARVHRDAKAAEERLRLERDRAIRGCRDAGIPVAELVEHTGLAPKTIYDALDRTTAPGPDEEAGAAPVTLRRQRLARLDAAFAAWRRAADAVREHAREREEVVAAYRTARAVEERLRRRRDDAIAAWRATGVAATAIAARTGLSIGLISQIAGRRPAAEAAARHGVANRLLAELERAGARWREATAATEERARARREAVDACRAARAAEQRLRARRDRVMLACQAAGIPAPDIALCAGLDVSTVYQTLRVHRIEPRDLPRVDRVRLMSRLREVSRRWRRAADAVRESVRLRDEAIRAWRASRADEEAARRERDRAIAECRAAGIGVNVLAACTRLDLSTVYGVCQAAGA is encoded by the coding sequence TTGGACCTTGAACCCGGCGTGCCGGAGATCGCGGCCGCTTTCGGAATGGGCCGCGCCTCGGCGTGCCTGCGGCGGGCGATCGCCGGCGGCGCGCCCACGGACGAGGACGGTACGGCCGGCGATGCCGTACCCTCCGGCGTCCCCGTGCAGGGCGCCGCGGCCGAGGCGATGTCCGCGGACTGCGGACCGGCGCTGACACCCGAGCACGCCGCGGCGCTGCGCGCGATCCTGCTCGGCGAGCGCACCGAGGCCGCCGGGACCGCGGCCGCCCGGCGGCCGTGGACGACCGAGGACGTGCGTGACCTGCTCGCCCGCGAGTTCGGCGTGCGCACCACCGCCGACGGCGCGCAGGCCGCGCTGGGCACGCTCGGCCTGTGGCCGGACCGGCCGCCGCGCCGCCCGCACCATGCCACCGACGCCGCCTGGGCCGCCACCGAGCTGCCGCGCATCCGCGAGCGCGCGGCGGCCGAGGGCGCTCGGCTGTACCTGGTGGAGGACACCCTCGTCGGCGACGGCACGCTGTGGCTGTTCACCGCGTCCCCGATGTACGGCCCGCGGCGGTTCGCCCTCTACGACCCGGCCCGCGAGGGCGGCGACGACCACCACCGGTTCCTGGCCGACTTCCTCGAACGGCTCGCCCGGCGGCCCGGCCCGCCCGCGCACGTCGTCCTCGAGCCGCTGCCCGCCGAGGACGCGCGGGCCGTGACCGCCCTCGCCGACGCCTCCCAGGGGCGGCTGCGCGTGCACTTCCTGCCCGACGCCCTCCTGCGGCTGGAGCGCCTCACCGCGCTGTGGCGCGCGTCCCACGAGGCGACCGACCGGCGGGCCCGGGAACGCGACGAGGCCGCCCGCGTCCACCGGGACGCGAAGGCCGCCGAGGAACGGCTGCGGCTGGAACGCGACCGGGCGATCCGCGGCTGCCGCGACGCGGGCATCCCGGTCGCCGAGCTGGTCGAGCACACCGGACTCGCCCCCAAGACCATCTACGACGCGCTCGACCGGACAACCGCGCCCGGCCCGGACGAGGAGGCCGGGGCCGCCCCCGTCACGCTGCGGCGGCAGCGGCTCGCCCGCCTCGACGCGGCGTTCGCCGCCTGGCGCCGCGCCGCCGACGCGGTACGCGAGCACGCCCGCGAGCGCGAGGAGGTCGTCGCCGCCTACCGCACCGCGCGGGCCGTCGAGGAGCGGCTGCGGCGCCGCCGGGACGACGCGATCGCCGCCTGGCGCGCCACCGGCGTCGCGGCGACCGCGATCGCCGCCCGCACCGGCCTGTCGATCGGGCTCATCTCCCAGATCGCGGGCAGGCGCCCGGCGGCCGAGGCCGCGGCCCGGCACGGCGTGGCGAACCGCCTGCTCGCCGAGCTGGAGCGGGCCGGCGCGCGCTGGCGCGAGGCGACGGCGGCGACCGAGGAGCGGGCCCGCGCCCGCCGGGAGGCGGTCGACGCCTGCCGCGCCGCCCGGGCGGCCGAGCAGCGGCTGCGCGCCCGGCGCGACCGGGTGATGCTCGCCTGCCAGGCGGCGGGCATCCCTGCCCCGGACATCGCGCTCTGCGCCGGTCTCGACGTGTCCACGGTCTACCAGACGCTGCGCGTGCACCGGATCGAGCCGCGCGACCTGCCCCGCGTCGACCGGGTACGGCTGATGAGCCGCCTGCGCGAGGTGTCCCGCCGCTGGCGGCGCGCCGCCGACGCGGTCCGCGAGTCGGTACGGCTGCGCGACGAGGCGATCCGGGCCTGGCGGGCGAGCCGCGCCGACGAGGAGGCGGCACGCCGGGAGCGGGACCGGGCGATCGCCGAATGCCGCGCCGCCGGCATCGGGGTGAACGTGCTCGCCGCGTGCACCCGCCTCGACCTGAGCACCGTCTACGGGGTCTGCCAGGCCGCCGGGGCCTGA